The Vagococcus penaei genome includes the window TCGTTATATGCTGAACTAGGTAAAGACTATATTGGACTTGGTGGAAAAGAATTATTTGTTCATGATAAAGACAAACAAAAAATTGCTGATATTTTGAATAAGTATGCAGGAGTCGAAAAAGAAACAGTCCTAAAACAATTAGAGCCTAAAAAAAATGATAAAGGTAAAGAAATTACACATGTAGAGTTTGGGTCTAAAGGAAAAAATCTGTCGTTAGAAACCAAAAATAATATTGAAAAAGCTTTAGAATCTGATGGTATTACAGGTATTTACTTTACTGAACACCCAGATCGGATGTATCCTAATGGACGTTTTGCCTCTTACTTAGTCGGCTACGCTGCACCTATTAAAGAAGACGGTGCTGATACAGAAATAAGTGGAAAAAAGGGTATGGGAATTGAAAATGCATATGACGATGTTTTAAAGGGGACAGATGGTCATAAATATTTTCAAAAAGATAGTAAAGGTAATGAACTACCTGGAACAGCAGTTGTGGATAAAAAATCGATTGATGGAAAAAATATTTATACAACATTAGATACTAATTTACAGGTGAGAATGGAAGATGCAATGGATGAGGTCTTCAAAAAAGCCGAACCTGTCAGTATGACAGCTGTCTTAATGAGTGCTAAAAATGGTGAAATTTTAGCAGCTTCACAAAGACCAACTTTTGATCCTCAGACATTGGAAGGTTTATATGAAGAAGAAGGAAAACCAACCCCAGTTTGGGAAAATTTACTTGTTCAATCTGCATTTGAACCTGGATCAACGATGAAAATTTTCACAGTCGCTTCAGCAATTGATTCTAATAATTTAAATGAAAATGAAACGTTTAATTCCGGACAAATTCAAGTAGCAGACCGGACGATTAGTGATTGGAATGGTGGCGTTGGTAAGGGACCATTAACTTACCGTCAAGCTTTAGCTTGGTCTAGTAATGTGGGGATGGTCCACTTAGAACAAAAAATGAAAACGACATGGCAAGATTATTTACAACGTTTTGGCTTTGGTAAGTCGACAAAATCAGGTTTACCCTATGAAGTTTCTGGAAATATTAGTGATTCTTCTGTAGTTGATACTGCAATGACATCATTTGGACAAGCAATTGGGGTGACAAGTTTTCAAATGATGCAAGGGTATACT containing:
- a CDS encoding peptidoglycan D,D-transpeptidase FtsI family protein codes for the protein MINKIKKFFIQLNKKIQSKNLTPARNRKKVGVILCYTAIFVFSLFTLRFMYIITVGRVGSTSLDKERQSLYQGSSVIKAKRGTIFDRNGIAIAEDATSYSLYAELGKDYIGLGGKELFVHDKDKQKIADILNKYAGVEKETVLKQLEPKKNDKGKEITHVEFGSKGKNLSLETKNNIEKALESDGITGIYFTEHPDRMYPNGRFASYLVGYAAPIKEDGADTEISGKKGMGIENAYDDVLKGTDGHKYFQKDSKGNELPGTAVVDKKSIDGKNIYTTLDTNLQVRMEDAMDEVFKKAEPVSMTAVLMSAKNGEILAASQRPTFDPQTLEGLYEEEGKPTPVWENLLVQSAFEPGSTMKIFTVASAIDSNNLNENETFNSGQIQVADRTISDWNGGVGKGPLTYRQALAWSSNVGMVHLEQKMKTTWQDYLQRFGFGKSTKSGLPYEVSGNISDSSVVDTAMTSFGQAIGVTSFQMMQGYTAIANKGKMLQPQYIKEISSNDGEDKKTYGPKVVGQPIKAETADKVLDYMKDVVEDPIYGTGYDIYNIEGINVSAKTGTAQIFDEGKLLTGPTDYLYSVVQIAPTENPEYIMYVTMKQPKVGDAPKMISEVSNSVLKHAFKVDAGGTQEINDK